A genomic segment from Fusarium fujikuroi IMI 58289 draft genome, chromosome FFUJ_chr04 encodes:
- a CDS encoding related to protein kinase C inhibitor-I encodes MSSCIFCRIIKGDIPSFKLFESDKTLAFLDIGPLSKGHALVIPKHHGAKLADIPDDHLTEILASIGTLPVVKKIVNATGATNYNILQNNGRIAHQEVDHVHFHMIPKPNETEGLGVKWPTKPADMEQLKVYCEELKAKI; translated from the exons ATGTCCTCCTGCATCTTCTGTCGAATCATCAAGG GTGATATCCCCTCTTTCAAGCTATTTGAGAGCGACAAGACTCTCGCTTTCCTTGATATTGGTCCCCTCAGCAAGGGCCACGCT CTTGTAATTCCCAAGCACCACGGTGCTAAGCTGGCTGATATTCCTGACGACCACCTCACCGAGATTCTGGCAAGTATTGGgacgttg cctgttgtcaagaagattgtCAACGCAACTGGTGCCACCAATTACAACATCCTCCAGAACAATGGCCGCATTGCTCACCAAGAAGTTGACCAT GTTCACTTCCATATG ATCCCTAAACCCAACGAGACCGAGGGCCTCGGCGTCAAATGGCCCACAAAACCTGCTGATATGGAACAGCTCAAGGTTTACTgtgaggagctcaaggccaagatctAA
- a CDS encoding probable 1,3-beta-D-glucan synthase subunit, with the protein MSGYPGGGQRDQYDDGYGHQQGGNQQQHGGNTDSYYQDDQYYDQGYDNRGPNHNNNNNNNNNNNHDGYYDESGYYNADPNNPYQQDGGYYDGHDQYQDGYYDNGQGGYYDQDYDRGYQGQGGRQGSEEDSETFSDFTMRSDMARAAEMDYYGRGDERYNSYNDGQRGYRPPSSQISYGGNRSSGASTPNYGMDYGNVLPAGQRSREPYPAWTSDAQIPLSKEEIEDIFLDLTSKFGFQRDSMRNMYDHLMILLDSRASRMTPNQALLSLHADYIGGDNANYRKWYFAAHLDLDDAVGFSNAQGKGLKRKKKGGKKKKKDAEANEAETLQELEGDDSLEAAEYRWKSRMNKMSQHDRVRQIALYLLCWGEANQVRFMPECLCFIFKCADDYLNSPACQALVEPVEEFTYLNNVITPLYQYLRDQGYEISDGVYVRRERDHKNIVGYDDCNQLFWYPEGIERIALQDKSKLVDVPPAERYLKLKDVNWKKCFFKTYKESRSWFHLLVNFNRIWIIHLTMFWFYTSHNAPSLLVGPKYEQQVNQKPSTAKQFSIVGFGGAIASLIQVLATLAEWAYVPRRWAGAQHLTKRLLFLLFILVLNVAPGVKVFMLPKLGPEKINTAIGIVHFIIAVITFIFFSIMPLGGLFGSYLSTNSRRYVASQTFTASWPRLRGNDMAMSYGLWATVFGVKMGVSYTYLILSFRDPIRYLSIMNVDSCLGDKTLLGNQLCRWHPTIVLALMAFTDVIFFFLDTYLWYVLLNTVFSVSRSFYIGSSIWTPWRNIFSRLPKRVYSKVLATTDMEIKYKPKVLISQIWNAIVISMYREHLLAIEHVQKLLYHQVPSEQEGKRTLRAPTFFISQEDHSFKTEFFPAYSEAERRISFFAQSLSTPIPEPLPVDNMPTFTVMIPHYSEKILLSLREIIREDEPYSRVTLLEYLKQLHPHEWDCFVKDTKILADETSQYNGETDKNEKDTAKSKIDDLPFYCIGFKSSAPEYTLRTRIWASLRFQTLYRTISGFMNYSRAIKLLYRVENPEVVQMFGGNTDKLERELERMARRKFKIVVSMQRFSKFKKEEMENAEFLLRAYPDLQIAYLDEEPPVAEGEEPRLYSVLIDGHSEVMENGMRRPKFRVQLSGNPILGDGKSDNQNHSIIFYRGEYIQLIDANQDNYLEECLKIRSVLAEFEEMKTDNVSPYTPGVKNDVSSPVAILGMREYIFSENIGILGDIAAGKEQTFGTLFARTMAQIGGKLHYGHPDFLNGIFMTTRGGVSKAQKGLHLNEDIYAGMTAILRGGRIKQCEYFQCGKGRDLGFGSVLNFTTKIGTGMGEQFLSREYYYLGTQLPLDRFLSFYYAHPGFHLNNMFIMFSVQMFMITMVNLGALRHETQACEYNRNVPITDPLYPTGCANTDALTDWIYRCIVSILFVLFLSFIPLIVQELMERGFWRAFVRLMKQFCSLSLMFEVFVCQIYANSVQQNISFGGARYIGTGRGFATARIPFGVLYSRFAGPAIYFGARLLMMLLFATLTVWKGVLIYFWITLLALTISPFLYNPHQFAWTDFFIDYRDYLRWLSRGNSRSHASSWISYCRLSRTRLTGYKRKALGDPSAKMSADVPRAPFANIFFSEIFSPLMLAVVTILPYLFINAQTGVKNAPQKDSVKTKPQPTDSLIRLLIIAFAPIGVNAGVLAAMFGMACCMGPLLSMCCKKFGSVLAGIAHATAVIFLLISFLGMFVLEGFNFTRTLAGMIAVTCIQRFFVKLIVSLALTREFKGDTANIAFWTGKWYSMGWHTISQPAREFLCKITELSMFAADFVLGHWLLFFMAPVILIPKIDMLHSMMLFWLRPSRQIRPPIYSMKQSKLRRRRVVRYAILYFTLLVVFIALIAGPIVAGKYMPPNTISDALGDIAGFKLVQPNDLNNDNTNSTMATGTGMQGYTGAGLTKTKTGADASATGKIKLF; encoded by the exons ATGTCGGGATATCCAGGCGGCGGTCAACGTGACCAGTACGATGATGGTTATGGCCATCAACAGGGAGGCAACCAGCAACAACACGGTGGAAACACTGACTCCTACTACCAAGACGATCAGTACTACGATCAAGGCTACGACAACCGTGGCCCAAatcacaacaacaacaacaacaacaacaacaacaacaaccatgaTGGTTACTACGACGAATC TGGTTACTACAACGCCGACCCCAATAACCCCTACCAGCAGGATGGAGGCTATTACGACGGCCACGATCAATACCAAGATGGATACTACGACAATGGCCAGGGTGGCTACTATGACCAGGACTATGACCGTGGctatcaaggccaaggaggtcGTCAGGGCTCTGAGGAAGACTCCGAGACTTTCAGCGACTTTACCATGAGATCGGACATGGCTCGCGCTGCTGAAATGGATTACTACGGCCGGGGCGACGAACGTTACAATAGCTACAACGATGGTCAACGCGGCTACCGACCTCCTTCCTCACAAATCTCCTATGGTGGGAATCGCTCTTCGGGTGCTTCGACTCCGAACTATGGCATGGACTACGGCAATGTTCTCCCTGCTGGTCAGCGATCCCGAGAGCCCTATCCGGCCTGGACTTCGGACGCCCAGATTCCTTTGTCcaaggaggagattgaggacatcttcctcgatctGACCTCAAAGTTCGGTTTCCAGCGTGACAGCATGCGCAACATGTACGATCATCTGATGATTCTTCTTGACTCACGAGCCTCGCGCATGACCCCAAACCAGGCACTTCTCTCGCTCCATGCTGATTATATTGGTGGTGACAACGCAAACTACCGCAAATGGTACTTTGCTGCTCACCTAGACTTGGATGACGCTGTAGGATTCTCCAATGCACAAGGCAAAGGCCTaaagcgcaagaagaagggcggaaagaagaagaagaaggatgccgAGGCCAACGAGGCTGAGACTCTGCAGGAGCTTGAGGGCGATGACAGTCTCGAAGCTGCTGAGTACCGCTGGAAGAGTCGCATGAACAAGATGTCTCAGCATGATCGGGTTCGTCAGATCGCTCTGTACCTGCTCTGCTGGGGTGAAGCCAACCAAGTTCGTTTCATGCCCGAGTGCTTGTGTTTCATCTTCAAGTGTGCGGATGATTACCTTAACTCTCCCGCTTGCCAAGCTCTCGTTGAGCCTGTGGAGGAGTTTACTTACCTTAACAACGTCATTACTCCTCTCTACCAATACTTGAGAGACCAGGGATATGAGATTTCCGACGGCGTGTACGTCCGCCGTGAGCGTGACCACAAGAATATCGTTGGTTATGATGATTGTAACCAGCTTTTTTGGTATCCAGAAGGTATTGAACGCATCGCCCTTCAAGATAAGAGCAAGCTGGTTGATGTGCCTCCTGCTGAGCGATATCTTAAGCTGAAGGATGTCAACTGGAAGAAATGCTTTTTCAAGACTTACAAGGAGTCTCGTTCTTGGTTTcatcttctcgtcaacttcaaccgTATTTGGATCATTCATTTGACCATGTTCTGGTTCTACACCTCTCATAACGCTCCCAGTCTCCTGGTAGGACCTAAATACGAACAGCAGGTTAACCAGAAACCCTCAACGGCTAAGCAATTCTCTATCGtcggctttggtggtgccATTGCATCGCTTATCCAGGTTCTCGCTACTCTTGCGGAATGGGCTTATGTTCCTCGTCGATGGGCTGGTGCGCAGCATCTCACCAAGCGACTCCTGTTCTTGCTCTTTATCCTCGTTCTCAACGTCGCCCCTGGTGTAAAGGTTTTCATGTTGCCAAAACTTGGACCcgagaagatcaacaccGCTATTGGTATCGTTCACTTCATTATTGCTGTCATCactttcatcttcttctccatcatgcCCCTGGGAGGTCTATTTGGCAGCTACCTGTCTACCAATAGCAGACGCTACGTTGCTAGTCAGACATTCACTGCTAGCTGGCCAAGACTCCGTGGCAATGACATGGCAATGTCCTATGGTTTGTGGGCAACAGTATTTGGTGTGAAGATGGGTGTCTCGTATACCTACCTGATTCTTTCGTTCCGCGATCCCATCCGATACTTGAGCATCATGAATGTTGACTCTTGCCTGGGTGACAAGACCCTCCTCGGCAATCAACTTTGCCGCTGGCACCCGACAATTGTCCTGGCCCTGATGGCCTTCACTGATgttatcttcttcttcctcgataCTTACCTTTGGTATGTCTTGCTGAACACCGTCTTCTCGGTTTCACGATCGTTCTATATTGGATCCTCCATCTGGACACCCTGGCGCAACATCTTCTCTCGCCTTCCCAAGCGTGTTTACTCCAAGGTTCTAGCAACCACAGACATGGAGATCAAGTATAAACCAAAGGTTCTTATTTCGCAGATTTGGAACGCCATCGTTATTTCGATGTATCGTGAGCATCTTCTTGCGATCGAGCACGTTCAGAAGCTTCTTTATCATCAGGTTCCTTCTGAGCAGGAGGGCAAGCGAACTCTTCGCGCACCTACCTTCTTCATTTCTCAGGAAGATCACTCTTTCAAGACCGAGTTCTTCCCTGCCTACAGTGAAGCTGAACGCCGCATTTCGTTCTTTGCGCAATCCCTATCGACTCCAATTCCTGAGCCTCTACCCGTTGACAACATGCCTACCTTTACAGTTATGATCCCCCACTACAGCGAGaagattcttctttctctccgTGAAATCATTCGCGAGGATGAGCCTTACTCTCGTGTTACACTCCTGGAGTATCTCAAGCAGCTCCACCCTCACGAGTGGGACTGCTTCGTCAAAGATACCAAGATTCTGGCTGACGAAACCTCGCAATACAACGGCGAGACAGATAAGAATGAGAAGGACACCGCCAAAAGCAAGATCGACGATCTTCCCTTTTACTGCATTGGTTTCAAGTCCTCCGCACCCGAGTACACCCTCCGGACTCGTATCTGGGCGTCTCTTCGTTTCCAAACCCTGTACCGCACTATCTCTGGATTTATGAACTATAGCCGTGCCATCAAGCTCCTCTATCGTGTCGAGAACCCCGAGGTTGTTCAGATGTTCGGTGGTAACACCGACAAGCTCGAACGTGAACTTGAGCGTATGGCCCGCCGCAAGTTCAAGATTGTCGTTTCCATGCAGCGAttctccaagttcaagaaagaagagatggaAAATGCCGAATTTTTGCTTCGCGCCTATCCTGACCTTCAAATCGCCTATTTGGACGAGGAACCCCCGGTCGCTGAAGGCGAAGAGCCCCGGCTTTACTCAGTTCTTATTGACGGCCATTCTGAAGTTATGGAGAACGGCATGCGACGCCCCAAATTCCGTGTTCAACTCTCTGGCAACCCTATCCTTGGTGACGGAAAGTCTGACAACCAGAACCATTCCATTATCTTCTACCGTGGAGAGTACATCCAGCTCATCGATGCCAACCAGGACAATTATCTCGAGGAGTGTCTCAAGATTCGCAGCGTTTTGGCCGAAtttgaagagatgaagactGACAATGTTTCCCCTTACACTCCTGGTGTCAAGAACGATGTTAGCTCCCCTGTGGCCATTCTCGGTATGCGAGAATACATTTTCTCCGAGAACATTGGTATTCTTGGTGACATTGCTGCCGGTAAGGAACAGACATTCGGTACTCTCTTCGCTCGAACAATGGCTCAAATCGGTGGTAAACTCCATTACGGCCATCCCGATTTTCTGAACGGTATTTTCATGACAACGCGTGGTGGTGTCTCCAAGGCTCAGAAGGGTCTGCATCTGAACGAGGATATTTACGCTGGTATGACTGCCATCCTTCGTGGTGGACGTATCAAGCAATGTGAATACTTCCAGTGTGGTAAGGGTCGTGATTTGGGTTTCGGTTCCGTCCTCAACTTCACAACCAAGATTGGTACTGGTATGGGTGAACAGTTCTTGTCCCGCGAGTACTACTATCTCGGCACTCAACTTCCTCTCGATCGATTCTTGTCCTTCTACTATGCCCATCCTGGTTTCCATTTGAACAACATGTTCATCATGTTCTCTGTTCAGATGTTCATGATTACGATGGTCAATCTGGGAGCTCTCCGCCATGAGACACAGGCTTGCGAATACAACCGCAACGTTCCTATCACCGACCCTCTCTACCCTACTGGTTGTGCCAACACTGATGCTCTCACCGACTGGATTTACCGATGTATCGTGTCCATTCTTTTCgttcttttcctctctttcATCCCTCTTATTGTTCAGGAGTTGATGGAGCGTGGCTTCTGGCGCGCCTTCGTTCGATTGATGAAGCAATTCTGCTCGCTCTCGCTCATGTTCGAGGTTTTCGTCTGTCAGATCTATGCGAACTCTGTGCAGCAGAACATTTCGTTCGGTGGTGCGCGATATATTGGTACTGGTCGTGGTTTTGCTACTGCCCGTATTCCTTTCGGTGTCTTGTATTCTCGATTCGCTGGACCAGCTATTTACTTCGGCGCTCGTTTGCTCATGATGCTTCTCTTCGCGACTCTGACTGTCTGGAAGGGTGTATTGATCTATTTCTGGATCACACTTCTTGCGCTGACCATCTCTCCTTTCTTGTACAACCCTCACCAGTTCGCATGGACTGATTTCTTCATCGACTACCGAGATTACCTTCGATGGTTGTCCCGTGGTAACTCCCGAAGCCACGCCTCCTCTTGGATTTCCTACTGCCGTTTGTCTCGGACTCGCCTCACTGGTTACAAGCGAAAGGCTCTAGGAGACCCCTCTGCTAAGATGTCTGCAGACGTTCCTCGCGCTCCGTTTGCcaacatcttcttcagcgaGATTTTCTCTCCCCTCATGCTTGCCGTTGTCACGATTCTCCCTTATCTGTTCATTAACGCCCAAACTGGAGTTAAAAATGCCCCTCAGAAGGACAGTGTCAAGACCAAGCCCCAGCCAACCGACTCTCTGATCCGGCTACTCATCATTGCCTTTGCCCCTATTGGTGTTAACGCAGGTGTCTTGGCTGCTATGTTCGGCATGGCCTGCTGTATGGGTCCTCTACTCAGCATGTGCTGCAAGAAGTTCGGTAGTGTTCTCGCCGGTATCGCTCACGCTACTGCTGTTATCTTCTTGCTGATCTCCTTCCTGGGTATGTTTGTTCTCGAGGGCTTCAACTTTACCCGCACATTGGCTGGTATGATCGCCGTCACTTGCATTCAGCGCTTCTTCGTCAAGCTCATTGTGTCTCTTGCCCTCACCCGCGAATTCAAGGGTGATACTGCCAACATTGCTTTCTGGACCGGAAAGTGGTACTCCATGGGATGGCACACCATCTCTCAGCCTGCTCGAGAGTTTCTCTGCAAGATCACTGAATTGTCCATGTTCGCAGCCGATTTCGTTTTAGGTCATTGGCTGCTCTTTTTCATGGCACCTGTTATCTTGATTCCCAAGATCGACATGCTCCACTCTATGATGCTCTTCTGGCTTCGCCCAAG TCGCCAAATCCGACCTCCCATCTACTCGATGAAGCAATCCAAGCTCAGACGCAGGCGTGTGGTTCGTTACGCCATTTTATACTTCACGCTTCTCGTCGTTTTCATCGCTTTGATTGCTGGCCCTATTGTGGCTGGCAAGTACATGCCACCCAACACGATCAGCGATGCCCTTGGCGATATTGCCGGCTTCAAACTTGTTCAGCCTAACGACCTCAACAatgacaacaccaacagcaccaTGGCTACTGGTACAGGAATGCAAGGCTACACCGGTGCTGGCCTTACGAAGACCAAGACTGGCGCTGATGCCTCGGCAactggcaagatcaagctgTTCTAG
- a CDS encoding related to BUD20 Protein involved in bud-site selection: MGVTNKKTITKTRRKTRDVDQVKADLMSPKHLKQFMETKAAEDLPGLGRHYCVECSKWFDTDATLVSHQKGKPHKRRVKQIAEGPYTQQEAEAAVGLRTDNGDRKRTFADQDNDVAMDA, translated from the exons ATGGGTGTCACAAACAAGAAAACAATCACCAAGACAAGGCGCAAGACTAGAGACGTCGACCAGGTCAAGGCCGACCTCATGTCACCCAAGCATCTGAAACAATTCATGGAGacgaaggctgctgaggacCTTCCCGGCCTTGGGCGTCACTACTGTGTTGAGTGCTCCAAATGGTTTGATACGGACGCTACTCTTGTCTCGCATCAAAAGGGAAAGCCTCACAAGAGACG AGTCAAGCAGATCGCCGAAGGACCATACACTCAACAGGAGGCCGAAGCTGCCGTCGGCTTGCGAACAGATAACGGCGACCGAAAGCGTACATTTGCCGACCAAGATAACGATGTTGCCATGGACGCCTAA
- a CDS encoding related to DASH complex component Dam1 yields MSTTPLDPSKRSNSRSRTSRPTTPLRPSSRSSFRESARGAGEHDAPFPLNAFEPAFAELSDAMADLEANMMHFQLMHESLARFSESFASFLYGLNMNAFCVDFPEGPVPESFRRDRTQPEQPAVTPSKSEADAEMTFMTTDTSFVENPPTTTKSSKFTTPEPPKRQSRLPAAPGRGTSSRGRSTRGVGRSRPSGLARARGRGVR; encoded by the exons ATGTCGACTACACCTCTTGATCCCAGCAAACGTTCAAATTCTCGTTCCCGAACTTCACGACCTACCACCCCGCTGCGACCTTCATCTCGATCATCCTTTCGCGAGTCTGCGCGAGGTGCTGGAGAACATGATGCGCCATTTCCGCTGAATGCGTTTGAGCCAGCCTTTGCTGAGCTGTCCGATGCCATGGCCGACCTCGAGGCGAATATGATGCATTTTCAGCTTATGCACGAGAGTTTAGCGAGATTCAGCGAATCGTTCGCGAGCTTCCTTTATGGCCTGAATATGAATGCCTTTTGCGTTGATTTCCCAGAG GGACCTGTTCCAGAATCCTTCCGCAGAGACAGAACTCAACCAGAACAACCCGCCGTGACCCCATCAAAATCAGAGGCTGATGCAGAAATGACGTTCAT GACCACTGACACGTCCTTTGTCGAGAATCCTCCTACTACCACCAAGTCTTCTAAATTCACCACACCAGAGCCTCCAAAAAGACAATCACGTCTCCCCGCTGCTCCCGGTCGAGGGACATCGTCTCGGGGAAGATCGACTCGCGGTGTTGGACGTAGCCGGCCTAGTGGACTGGCCAGAGCGCGCGGTCGTGGTGTCAGGTGA
- a CDS encoding related to MOG1-required for nuclear-protein import, protein MPEYINTPLFGGAITCDLPAKFADVSKLRQVPDNQEVWIDQDGFTSIIFDITERVGGSGSGPEVDGRAMTTHLEDMVGSDIDTVKIWNTAETEFSNLEPGTPAYTLISTQTPRVNQSRDSTSAPDFTAIILTLLRLEKAKTDILITINVPHIKGEYDEAEVDLELGRQGKLIGAAVEYSATIWSTFKIKDWGLFGEA, encoded by the exons ATGCCTGAATACATCAACACACCTCTCTTTGGCGGCGCAATCACTTGCGACCTGCCCGCCAAGTTCGCCGACGTCAG CAAGTTGCGACAAGTTCCCGATAATCAAGAAGTCTGGATCGATCAGGATGGTTTCACTAGCATCATCTTCGACATCACAGAGCGTGTTGGAGGTTCTGGCTCAGGTCCTGAGGTGGATGGTCGTGCCATGACAActcatcttgaagatatGGTTGGTTCGGATATCGATACcgtcaagatctggaacACTGCCGAGACCGAGTTCTCGAATCTAGA ACCTGGTACTCCCGCCTACACACTTATTTCCACACAGACTCCTCGCGTGAACCAGTCCCGCGACTCAACATCTGCGCCCGATTTCACCGCCATCATCCTAACTCTTTTGCGGCTCGAGAAGGCTAAGACTGATATTCTCATCACAATCAATGTCCCTCATATCAAGGGAGAGTATGACGAGGCAGAGGTtgatcttgaacttggacGTCAGGGTAAGCTCATCGGCGCTGCCGTTGAGTATTCTGCCACTATCTGGTCGACATTTAAGATCAAGGACTGGGGCCTCTTTGGTGAAGCTTAA
- a CDS encoding related to CSR1-phosphatidylinositol transfer protein, translating into MRTQLGRNLCSYSPLKYSPQPLSRHLQLRSSVLSSSLLRLPLTNSRGTPAYARSITSARYLTGSRNLIHSIAIKRTLYSKGGSNPSSRLPLEANSLYSVAVAVAVITAVVAISAWPAGSPSNQPPPEEFEIMSFQLPPGRPGNLTPEQEEKLRKLWAAVFQLTGVADEESSGANLLPQKEEASPAEADPKKKRGFGMFKKGKSGTSTPTEASAEEDKYNETKQFHETLANESPETIRHTIWSMVKHDHPDALVLRFLRARKWDVEKALVMLVSTMHWRHNDMKVDSDIMKNGDAFAVEDEKADSPTTQVSADMMKQLRMGKSFLHGTDKQGRPICVVRVRLHKAGQECEESLEKYTVYIIETARMTLQPPVDTACIVFDMTGFSMANMDYTPVKFMIKCFEANYPESLGAVLVHKAPWLFQGIWKVIRGWLDPVVAAKVHFTNNRAELEEFITPDHLIKELEGDENWEYKYIEPIAGENDKMKDTQTRDRLLTDREELVKKFEHTTREWIRHPDGEQGKQLKVEREKIAKLLKEDYWNLDPYIRARTLYDRQGAIQSDGKTDWYSLKPLAAAGTSTSANDLD; encoded by the exons ATGAGGACTCAACTGGGACGGAATCTATGCTCGTATAGCCCTCTTAAATACTCCCCTCAGCCACTTTCGCGCCACCTCCAGCTACGGTCATCTGTCCTTTCTTCCAGCTTACTGAGACTACCCCTTACAAACTCACGAGGAACCCCTGCATATGCCAGGAGCATCACCTCTGCGAGATATCTCACTGGTTCAAGGAACCTCATTCATTCAATTGCCATCAAACGGACATTATACAGCAAAGGCGGCTCAAATCCAAGTAGCAGACTTCCCCTCGAGGCCAACTCGCTTTACTCAGTTGCTGTAGCTGTAGCAGTCATTACGGCTGTTGTTGCTATATCAGCTTGGCCTGCAGGAAGCCCCAGCAACCAGCCCCCACCAGAAGAGTTCGAGATCATGTCTTTCCAATTACCCCCTGGGCGCCCGGGGAACCTGACTCCCgagcaggaggagaagcttcgCAAGCTATGGGCTGCTGTCTTTCAACTCACTGGCGTGGCCGATGAGGAGAGCTCTGGTGCCAACCTCTTGCCCCAAAAAGAGGAGGCGAGTCCAGCAGAGGCTGATCCTAAGAAGAAGCGAGGATTCGGCATGTTCAAGAAAGGCAAATCCGGTACTTCGACACCAACTGAAGCTTCCGCTGAAGAGGACAAGTACAATGAAACCAAACAATTCCATGAGACTTTGGCCAACGAGTCCCCTGAAACAATCCGACACACGATATGGTCTATGGTGAAGCACGATCACCCTGATGCCCTTGTTCTGCGCTTTCTCAGAGCACGAAAGTGGGATGTCGAGAAGGCTCTCGTCATGTTGGTGTCCACTATGCATTGGAGGCATAATGACATGAAGGTAGACTCCGATATCATGAAGAACGGAGATGCCTTTgcggttgaggatgagaaggccgATTCTCCGACCACGCAAGTTAGCGCCGACATGATGAAGCAACTCCGAATGGGCAAGAGTTTTTTGCACGGCACTGATAAGCAAGGCCGACCTATCTGTGTCGTCAGGGTTCGCTTGCACAAGGCTGGGCAAGAATGCGAAGAAAGTCTGGAAAAGTACACAGTCTACATTATCGAGACAGCGCGCATGACCCTTCAACCCCCTGTTGATACAGCT TGCATTGTTTTCGACATGACTGGCTTCTCTATGGCCAACATGGACTACACACCTGTTAAATTTATGATTAAGTGCTTCGAGGCCAACTATCCCGAGTCTTTAGGTGCCGTCCTTGTGCACAAAGCTCCCTGGCTTTTCCAAG GTATTTGGAAGGTCATTCGTGGCTGGCTTGACCCTGTGGTGGCAGCCAAGGTTCACTTCACTAACAACCGGGCTGAACTCGAGGAGTTCATCACTCCGGACCATctgatcaaggagcttgaaggcGATGAGAACTGGGAGTACAAGTACATCGAGCCTATTGCTGGCGAAAatgacaagatgaaggataCGCAAACCCGGGATCGTCTTTTGACTGACCGTGAAGAGTTGGTCAAGAAATTCGAGCATACAACTAGGGAATGGATCCGTCATCCTGATGGTGAGCAGGGCAAACAACTCAAGGTTGAGCGAGAAAAGATTGCGAAACTTCTCAAGGAGGACTACTGGAATCTTGACCCATATATCCGAGCACGAACACTCTACGACAGACAGGGTGCGATACAGAGCGATGGCAAGACTGACTGGTACTCGCTCAAGCCACTGGCTGCTGCGGGAACCAGCACTTCTGCTAATGACTTAGACTAG